AGCGCGGTCGAGCTGGCGCTTCTCGGCGTCGTCTTCGATACCCAGGAGCAGACTGCGCAGGCCGCGCAGTGGGTCGCCAACAGCAAGCAGATTCTCTATCAGTCGTCGGCTATCGTCGATCCGCTGCTGCGTCAGGCTGCGCGGGTTCGCACGGGCATGGTGATCGGCGACGCGTCGTTGATCGACCGTCACACCGTGTGGGTCGATCTCGGCGACCGTCTGTCGAAGCTCGAGGCGCTGGTCGCCGATACGCCGCAGCAGGTCGAACGCGTGCACGAGATGCAGCGTGCAATCGACGCCTATCGTGTGCAGACGGTCGCGATCTCGCAGGCGCTGCATGCGGGGCGTAGCCCGAATCCGTTTGCCGCGCAGGAAACCGGCGCGTTGCCGCGGCAGATCGCGCTGTTTCGCGACGAACTCGCGGCGTTCGGCAATGAAGCGTCGCGGCTCGACGCCGAGCGCTCGGCGGCGCTGGCGCGGCGTCGGGCGCGTCAGCAATATGCGCTGATCGGCGCGGTGCTGGGCTCAATGCTGATCTGGGCGGCCACCGCGGTGGTATTTGCGCGCAGCATAGGTCGCCGGCTGGAAGTGTTGACCGACAACGCCGAGCGCCTGGGCGGCGGTCGCACGCTCGCCGCGCCGCTCTCCGGCAGCGACGAAATTGCCGCGCTCGACACCGTGCTGCATCAGACCGGCGAGCGTTTGCGCGAGGCCGAAGCCGAGCAGGCTATGCTGAAAACGCGGCTCGAAGCGCGCGCGCGGGAACTGGCAGGCGTCAACGAGGAGTTGCGTCAGGAGACGCAGGACAATGAAATGTTCATCTACAGCGTGTCGCACGATCTGCGCTCGCCGTTGGTGAATCTGCAAGGTTTCTCAAAGGAATTGCAGGTCTCTTGCGAAGAACTGGACAGCGTGGTCGAGGCCGCGAAGTTGCCGGAAGCCGAACATCGGCGCATGGTGCATATTCTCGATGGCGACGTGCGCGAATCACTGCAGTATTTGCGTGCCGCGGTCACGCAGGCCGCTGCGATCATCGAGGCGCTGCTGCGGATTTCGCGTGCCGGCCGGCTCGAATATCAGTGGCAGCGTGTGAGCGTGGGGCGCGTGGTGGGGCGGGTGGTCGACGCGCTGCAGGGCGTGATCGGGCAGCGCGCGGCCGTGGTGACCGTGCGCGACTTGCCGCCCGCATGGGGCGACCCGGGCGCGATCGAGCAGATTTTCAGCAACCTGATCGGCAACGCGCTGAATTATCTCGACCCGGCGCGCAAGGGGCGTATCGAAGTCGGCGCGCTGGAACCCGAACCGGTCGAGGAGACGGAGCCGCGCACGGTACGCATGCGCACGTATTATGTGCGTGACAATGGCCTCGGCATTCCGGCTGCCTACATGTCGAAGGTGTTCCGGGCGTTTCAGCGCCTGCACGGCGACATCGCCAACGGCGACGGCATCGGTCTCGCGGTGGTGCGTCGCACGGTGGAGCGGCACGGCGGCCGCGTGTGGGTCGAGTCGGCGGAAGGCGCGGGTTCGACTTTTTTCGTGGTGTTGCCGGAGCAACCCGCACGCCTCTGAACAGAAGCGGCAGATGCGGCAGATGCGGCAGATGCGGCGGCAGCGCGGATAATCACGAGCGGCAGGCATCAACGAATCGTTCAGCACGGAGAGCATATGAGTCACGGGGAAACGGTCAGCATCGTGCTGATCGAAGACGACGACGGCCACGCCACGCTCGTCGAGCGCAATCTGCGCCGTGCCGGCATTTCGAACGGGTTCGTGCGTTTTCATGACGGCCAGCAGGCACTCGATTATTTCTTCGGCCCGGCGCCGGCGGACGCCGCCGCGAGTTCTGCTACCGCGCCCGCGGCCAACGCCTACCCGCCCCGCGAAGATCTGATGAATTTCGTCGTGCTGCTCGATCTGAAAATGCCGCGGGTGGACGGCTTCGAGGTTTTGCGGCGTCTGAAAGAGTCGCCGCAGACGGCCGCCGTGCCGGTGATCGTATTGACCACGACCGACGACCCGCGAGAGATCGCGCGCTGCTACGAACTCGGCTGCAACGTCTACATTACCAAGCCGGTCGAATACGATGCGTTCATTGAAGCCGTGCGCCGCCTCGGGTTTTTCCTGCAGGTGGTCAAGCTGCCCTCGGGCCATCGCTTCTCGGGGCCGTGATGGAGGGCCCGCATGAAGGCGGCCGAAAGCCGCTCGTGACAGGATAGACCACTTGCTGACCCTAGCCAGAGAAGACTTCGCATGACCGAAGAAGTGTCCACGCAGCATGCCGCATATGTGCTGGTCGTCGATGACGACGAAGGCATCCTGCGGCTCGCGCGCAAGTCGCTCGAACGCGCCGGCTGCCGGGTCGCGATCTGCGCCGGCGTCGACGCGGCCCGTGAGCGGCTCGCGGGCGGCGGCCCCGATTTGCTGGTGCTCGACTATCAACTCAGTGGACCCGAGACCGGTCTCGACTTCTTTCGCCATTTGCGCGCTGAAGGCGTGCGGATTCCCGCCATTCTCGTGACCGGTTTCACCGACGAGTCGCGTGTCATCGAAGCGTTGCGCGCGGGCGTGTCCGACGTGGTGCCGAAATCGGGCGATTACCTCGACTACCTTCCCGAAGCCGTCGAACGGGTGCTCTCGCAAGTGCGCTTGCAGCGAGCGTCGGACGAGGCCTTGCTGTTGCGCGACCGCGAGCAGCATTACCGCACCTTGTCGGAGGCGTTGCCGCACCTCGTCATGACCTGCAACGCCGCGGGCGACTGCGATTTTCTGTCGAAGCAGTGGTACGACTACACCGGCCTCGCCGAAGGCAGTTCGTATGGTCTTGCCTGGCTCGACGCCGTGCATCCGGACGACCGCGAAGTGATCCGCCGTAGCTGGCTCAAGGCAGTGGCGGGCAACGCCGGCGACTACCGGCACGAGTTGCGGATTCGCCGCCACGACGGCGATTACCGCTGGTTCGACGTCCGCGTGGTGGCGATGCGCGACGCCGAAGGCAACATCGGCAAATGGTTTGGCAGTTGCACCGACATTCATTCGCAACGCGAGGCGATCGAGGAGCGCGAACGGTTGCTCGCGTCGGAACAGGCCGCGCGCCAGACTGCAGAGGAAGCGAATCGCGCCAAAGACCGTTTTCTGGCCATGCTGTCGCACGAATTGCGTACGCCGCTTACGCCGGTGCTCGCTGGCGCCAGCGTGCTGGAGATGATCCCGCATCTCCCCGACCAGGCGCGCGCGAGCGTGCGCATGATCCGCCGCAACGTCGAACTCGAAGCGCGGCTGATCGACGATCTGCTCGACCTTACGCGTGTGGCGAACGGCAAGCTGCGGCTGTCGCTGGAAACCGTCGACGTGCACGACGTGATGGACAGCGTGCTCGAACTGTTTCGCAGCGAGATTCAGGTCAAGCAGCAGGATGTGCACGTCCACAAGAACGCCCGGCATCATTACGTGCTGGCCGATCGCGCCCGGCTGCAGCAGATGCTGTGGAACCTGATTCGCAATGCCGCCAAGTTCACCCCGGACGGCGGCCATATTTATGTGCGCACCCGCGACGAACGCATGCAGGTGCAGATAGCGGTCGAAGATACGGGCATCGGCATCGAGCCGGACCAGATCGGCAAACTCTTCAACGCCTTCGAGCAGGGCAACCAGAACATGACGCGGCAATTCGGCGGGCTCGGCCTCGGGCTTGCCATCACGAAGGCGTTGACCGATGTGCATGGCGGCACGGTGACGGCGCAAAGCCCCGGCGCGCACTGCGGCGCGACCTTCACGATCACCTTGCCGACGGCCATGCCGCCGGAAGCGACTTCACCCGTCGTGGTGCCGGACGAGGTGCATCCGGCCGGTCTGCTGAACATCCTGCTGATCGAAGATCACGTGGACACTGCCGAGGTCATGGCGCAACTGATTCGCAGCCTCGGCCATGAGGTGACGACCGTGGGCCGGGTGGACGACGCGCTGGCCGCGACTCAATCGACGAACTTCGATCTGGTGATCAGCGACGTGGGTCTGCCCGACGGCACCGGCCTCGACTTCATCAAGGCGTTCCGCGAGCACTCGGACGCGCCCGCGGTGGCATTGACCGGCTTCGGCACCGACGAAGACGTGCGTCGCTGCCTCAGTGCCGGCTTTACTTCGCATCTGACCAAGCCAGTCAACTTCGGCCAGCTCGAGACGATGATCGAAGGCGCGGTGAGCCGCAAGGAGAAGGAGGCTTGAGCGATTTGTGCTGCCGGATTGCGCTGCCGGCATCGCCTCACGATATGAATAAGGCCTGTTGCGAGCGGATCGCAACAGGCCTTTTGCTTTTACCGGCGGCTGATTTGCCGGAATGCTTAACGCGGTGAGTTCTTCAACGAATCGCGGATTTCACGCAGCAGCAGAACGTCTTCCGGCGTGGGCGGCGGTTCCGCGGGTGCGGCTTCGGCCGGCTTGCGCAGATTGTTGATGAACTTGACCATCAGGAAAATGATGAACGCGAGAATCAGGAAATTGATCAGCACGGTGATGAACGAGCCATAACCGAATACGGCAACGCCCGCCGTTTGCAAGTCTTTATACGACTCGGGGCTGCCTTTGAAGCTAGGCGGAATCTCCCCGAGACGAATGAACTTGTTGGAAAAATCGAGGCCGCCGGTGGCGAGCCCGACAACCGGCATGATCAGGTCTTTAACAATTGAATTGACGATGGTGGAGAATGCGCCGCCGATAATCACACCGACGGCGAGATCCATCACGTTGCCCTTGAGGGCAAATTCCTTGAATTCCTTGACCATGCTCATAGAGGTTCCTCCCAGAAGTCGATATTCGAATGATACCAACCTGAGAACGATAGGCTAGTCTTTTGGCCGGGAACCGAGGATTGTTTCTTTTATTGAGGAAACAGTGACTCGCTATGCCGCGCGCGTTCTATATGCGCGGCAAATGTGACCGGGTCGGTATTGGTGCCGCACAGCAGAACGCCCACGCGTTTGCCTTGCAGCTGTTCGCGCAACGGGCCGAGCAAGGCGGCGGTGGCGGCGGCGCAGGCCGGTTCGACGGCGAGCTTCAGTTGTCCGAACAAGGTCAGCATGGCCGCGCGCAACTGGTCGTCGGATACCGTGACGAGCTGATCGATATGACGGCGGCACAATTCGTAGCTGTATTCCTCGGTATGCGGCGACATGAGCGAATCGGCAATGCCCTGCATCTTGCCCATCTTGACCGTGTGATTGGCGGCGAAACTCTTGCCCATCACGTCCGCGCCTTCGGGTTCCACGCCATAGAGATGCACATGCGGATTCGCGAGCCGCATGGCGGTCGCGACACCCGCGGCGAGGCCGCCGCCGCCGATCGGCACGATGACCGCTTCGAGATCGGGCGTTTGCGTGGCCCATTCGTAACCGAGCGTGGCCGAACCCAGCACCGTGCGATAGCCGTTGAACGGGTGCACGAAATAGCGGCCTTCTTCAGCCTCGATACGGCGCACCAGTTCGAACGCCTCGGCAATGTTTTCCGCGAACACGATGTCGGCGCGATATTGCCGGCACAGCGCCACGCGCGCCGGATTGGCCGCGCGAAACAGCACGACCTTGGCGCTGATACCGAGCCGCATGGCCGCGTACGCGACCGCCACCGCATGATTGCCGCCCGACACGCAGGTGACGCCCGCGCTGCGTTGGGATTCGTCGAGTGCGAGCAGATTGGTGAAGGCGCCGCGTGCCTTGAAGCTGCCGGCCGCCTGCAACAACTCGAACTTGAAATTCACCAGCGTGCCTTCCAGCGACGGAAAGTCCAGCCTGTCGAAGACCGGCGTTCGAGCCACCCACGGCGCCAACGCAAAATGCTGCGCGGCGATGTCGTCGAGCGTGGGGATCGGCTCGCCGTCGATCGTATGGTCAGTGTGTTGCGGCGCGGCAGTTGACATGGCGTGGGCGTGCGGGGAGCGGTATGTGTAAGACTCTTTTTATGCCGGCCGGTTTCAGTGCGCGTGCGCTTCGACCGACATGCTGTGAATGAATTTCTGCAGGAAGCGCTCGCACGCCACCAGCTGATCCAGCGCGACGAATTCGTTGGCCTTGTGCGCCTGCTCGATGTTGCCGGGGCCGCAGACGATGCTCGGAATGCCCGCCAGCGAGAAGAGGCCGGCTTCCGTGCCGTAAGCGACCTTGCGCTTGTCCTGATCGGCGGTCAATGCGCGCACCAGTTGCGTGATGGCCGCTTGTTCAGACGAATCGAGTCCGGGCGCCGCGGCAATCTTCGTAATCTCGATCGCCGCCGATGGATGCTCGCGCAACATTTTCGGCAGTAGCGTTTCGCGTGCGTATTGATCGATGCGCGCGAAAATCGGCTCGGGGTCGAGCGTGGGCAGATTGCGGAATTCGAACTGGAACCTGCATTCGGCCGGCACGGTATTGATCGCATTGCCGCCCACGATCGTGCTGGTTTGCGCGGTGGTGAACGGCACGTCGTACAGTTCGTCGAACGGACCTTGCTCGCGGAACTGATCGGCCATGTCGCGGATGTAGCAGATCAGACGCGCGGCGTACTCGATCGCGTTCAAGCCCTTCGGCGTGAGCGACGAGTGTGCCGCCTGACCGCGCACGCAGCACTGATAAGCGTTGATGCCCTTGTGCGCCACGATCGGCCGCATGCTGGTCGGCTCGCCGACAATGCAGCCGTCCGGCTTCACGCCGCGCTTGAGCAGATCGGCAATCAGCAGCGGCGCACCTGCGCAGCCCACTTCCTCGTCGAACGAGAGGGCGAAGTGAATCGGCCTGGCGAGCCTCGCGCGCTGCATCTCCGGTACGAGCGCGAGCGCCGCGCCGATGAAGCCTTTCATGTCGCAGGTGCCGCGGCCGTACAGTTTGTCGCCGCGAATTTCCGGCTTGAACGGGTCGCTGTCCCATTGCTGGCCGTCTACGGGTACGACGTCCGTATGGCCCGAGAGCACCACGCCGCCGTTCGTTTCGCCGTCATGGGCGGGAATCGTCGCGAACAGGTTGGCCCATTTGCCGCTTGGGTCGTGCGTGAGCGTGGCCTCGATTCCGACGGCCCGCAACTCGTCGCGCACGGATTCGATCAGGCCCAGATTCGGATTGCGGCTGACCGTGTCCATCGAGACGAGACGCGTGACCCAGGGCAGTGAAACAGGTGAAACGGGATTCGACGTAGAGGCGGGCGATTGGGGCGACTGCGGAGAGGACTGCGCTGATTCAGCGACGTGAGACATGACAAGACTCCGGCATTTGAGTCTTTCGATCATACCCAAAAAAAAGGCCGCCCGTACGCGGCGGCGCGTGTTTGCGCGCCGCAGCATGAACGAAAAACGCCAGACGTGCTTCGTTTTCGCGCTTCGTTTCTTAACGCGGCGCTAGGCCGCCGCGATGCATGGCGTCATCGCGCGGCCACGCTGGCCGCCGTGCCGCGGCTGGGCGTGCCGAGCGCGCGCAAGGTTTCCTTGACTGTGGCGACACGCACCGCGAGATCGGGGCTGCGCGTTTCGATACGCAGCTTGTCCTGGCCTGCGAGCCTGATGTGCTTGTGTTTCTGCACCATCTCGATGATCCGCATCGCGTCGATCGGCGGATTGGGGATGAATTGCAGGCCGATCACGGTTTCGCCGGCATCGATCTTCAGAATGCCCAGCGGTTTCGCCGCGAGCCGCAGGCGATGCGTCTCCACCAGTGCATGCGCTTGCGGCGGCAGCTTGCCGAAGCGGTCGATCAACTCTTCCTGAATGCTGTCGATCGAATCGTTGTGTTCGCAATTAGCCAGCCGCTTGTACAGCGACAGACGCTCCTGCACATCGCCGCAATAGTCCGCGGGGAGAATCGCCGGCGCGTGCAGGTTGATCTCGGTGGTCGCGGCGAGCGGCGAGGTGAGATCCGGCTCCTTGCCTTCCTTGAGCGCCTTCACGGCGTCGTTCAGCATGTCGGTATAGAGCTGGAAGCCGATTTCGTGAATTTCGCCCGACTGTTTGTCGCCGAGCACTTCGCCCGTGCCGCGAAT
This genomic stretch from Paraburkholderia dioscoreae harbors:
- a CDS encoding sensor histidine kinase translates to MKLFTKGLLLIAVPSAVELALLGVVFDTQEQTAQAAQWVANSKQILYQSSAIVDPLLRQAARVRTGMVIGDASLIDRHTVWVDLGDRLSKLEALVADTPQQVERVHEMQRAIDAYRVQTVAISQALHAGRSPNPFAAQETGALPRQIALFRDELAAFGNEASRLDAERSAALARRRARQQYALIGAVLGSMLIWAATAVVFARSIGRRLEVLTDNAERLGGGRTLAAPLSGSDEIAALDTVLHQTGERLREAEAEQAMLKTRLEARARELAGVNEELRQETQDNEMFIYSVSHDLRSPLVNLQGFSKELQVSCEELDSVVEAAKLPEAEHRRMVHILDGDVRESLQYLRAAVTQAAAIIEALLRISRAGRLEYQWQRVSVGRVVGRVVDALQGVIGQRAAVVTVRDLPPAWGDPGAIEQIFSNLIGNALNYLDPARKGRIEVGALEPEPVEETEPRTVRMRTYYVRDNGLGIPAAYMSKVFRAFQRLHGDIANGDGIGLAVVRRTVERHGGRVWVESAEGAGSTFFVVLPEQPARL
- the argE gene encoding acetylornithine deacetylase, with amino-acid sequence MSHVAESAQSSPQSPQSPASTSNPVSPVSLPWVTRLVSMDTVSRNPNLGLIESVRDELRAVGIEATLTHDPSGKWANLFATIPAHDGETNGGVVLSGHTDVVPVDGQQWDSDPFKPEIRGDKLYGRGTCDMKGFIGAALALVPEMQRARLARPIHFALSFDEEVGCAGAPLLIADLLKRGVKPDGCIVGEPTSMRPIVAHKGINAYQCCVRGQAAHSSLTPKGLNAIEYAARLICYIRDMADQFREQGPFDELYDVPFTTAQTSTIVGGNAINTVPAECRFQFEFRNLPTLDPEPIFARIDQYARETLLPKMLREHPSAAIEITKIAAAPGLDSSEQAAITQLVRALTADQDKRKVAYGTEAGLFSLAGIPSIVCGPGNIEQAHKANEFVALDQLVACERFLQKFIHSMSVEAHAH
- the mscL gene encoding large conductance mechanosensitive channel protein MscL, whose translation is MSMVKEFKEFALKGNVMDLAVGVIIGGAFSTIVNSIVKDLIMPVVGLATGGLDFSNKFIRLGEIPPSFKGSPESYKDLQTAGVAVFGYGSFITVLINFLILAFIIFLMVKFINNLRKPAEAAPAEPPPTPEDVLLLREIRDSLKNSPR
- a CDS encoding hybrid sensor histidine kinase/response regulator; amino-acid sequence: MTEEVSTQHAAYVLVVDDDEGILRLARKSLERAGCRVAICAGVDAARERLAGGGPDLLVLDYQLSGPETGLDFFRHLRAEGVRIPAILVTGFTDESRVIEALRAGVSDVVPKSGDYLDYLPEAVERVLSQVRLQRASDEALLLRDREQHYRTLSEALPHLVMTCNAAGDCDFLSKQWYDYTGLAEGSSYGLAWLDAVHPDDREVIRRSWLKAVAGNAGDYRHELRIRRHDGDYRWFDVRVVAMRDAEGNIGKWFGSCTDIHSQREAIEERERLLASEQAARQTAEEANRAKDRFLAMLSHELRTPLTPVLAGASVLEMIPHLPDQARASVRMIRRNVELEARLIDDLLDLTRVANGKLRLSLETVDVHDVMDSVLELFRSEIQVKQQDVHVHKNARHHYVLADRARLQQMLWNLIRNAAKFTPDGGHIYVRTRDERMQVQIAVEDTGIGIEPDQIGKLFNAFEQGNQNMTRQFGGLGLGLAITKALTDVHGGTVTAQSPGAHCGATFTITLPTAMPPEATSPVVVPDEVHPAGLLNILLIEDHVDTAEVMAQLIRSLGHEVTTVGRVDDALAATQSTNFDLVISDVGLPDGTGLDFIKAFREHSDAPAVALTGFGTDEDVRRCLSAGFTSHLTKPVNFGQLETMIEGAVSRKEKEA
- a CDS encoding response regulator, translated to MSHGETVSIVLIEDDDGHATLVERNLRRAGISNGFVRFHDGQQALDYFFGPAPADAAASSATAPAANAYPPREDLMNFVVLLDLKMPRVDGFEVLRRLKESPQTAAVPVIVLTTTDDPREIARCYELGCNVYITKPVEYDAFIEAVRRLGFFLQVVKLPSGHRFSGP
- a CDS encoding pyridoxal-phosphate dependent enzyme codes for the protein MSTAAPQHTDHTIDGEPIPTLDDIAAQHFALAPWVARTPVFDRLDFPSLEGTLVNFKFELLQAAGSFKARGAFTNLLALDESQRSAGVTCVSGGNHAVAVAYAAMRLGISAKVVLFRAANPARVALCRQYRADIVFAENIAEAFELVRRIEAEEGRYFVHPFNGYRTVLGSATLGYEWATQTPDLEAVIVPIGGGGLAAGVATAMRLANPHVHLYGVEPEGADVMGKSFAANHTVKMGKMQGIADSLMSPHTEEYSYELCRRHIDQLVTVSDDQLRAAMLTLFGQLKLAVEPACAAATAALLGPLREQLQGKRVGVLLCGTNTDPVTFAAHIERARHSESLFPQ